The following proteins are encoded in a genomic region of uncultured Vibrio sp.:
- a CDS encoding GspE/PulE family protein translates to MKIQLRKRLGDLLVDEAIVSEEQIQQALTAQRSTGQKLGDALIDLGFITEKQMLNFLSQQLGLPLIDLGRAPVDPEAVQILPEVHARRLRAMVVARNGHTLRVAMSDPADLFTQESLMNLLGEYSLEFIIASERQLIDSFDRYYRRTKEIASFAEQLHEEHKDVQSFDYGIDETDSEEVTVVKLVNSMFEDAVQVGASDIHIEPDDKVLRLRQRIDGVLHETLLNEVNIASALVLRLKLMAQLDISEKRLPQDGRFNIKVRGQSIDIRMSTMPTQYGESVVMRLLNQSAGLRPLEESGLPPDLLARLRRQLSRPHGMILVTGPTGSGKTTTLYGALSELNEPEKKIITAEDPVEYRLPRITQVQINNRIDLTFSRVLRTFLRQDPDIILVGEMRDQETVEIGLRAALTGHLVLSTLHTNDAIDSALRMIDMGAPGYLVASAVRAVVAQRLVRRVCPDCKTEDSLDESRRQWLAGRFPNQAGVTFYKGSGCQNCNLTGYRGRIGVFEMLELENEMMDKLRANDTVGFAQAARRSDKYKPLLASAMELALQGTVSLDEVMALGEGDASGKTDPIFL, encoded by the coding sequence ATGAAAATTCAATTAAGAAAACGCCTGGGTGATCTTCTGGTTGATGAAGCGATTGTATCCGAAGAGCAAATTCAACAAGCACTAACGGCACAGCGTAGTACAGGTCAGAAATTAGGTGATGCCTTGATCGACCTTGGTTTTATCACCGAGAAGCAGATGCTCAATTTTTTGTCGCAGCAGCTAGGCTTACCGTTGATTGATCTTGGTCGTGCTCCGGTCGATCCTGAAGCCGTACAAATCTTACCTGAAGTACATGCTCGCCGCCTGCGTGCGATGGTGGTGGCTCGCAATGGTCACACCCTGCGTGTTGCAATGAGTGATCCGGCCGATCTCTTCACACAAGAGTCGCTGATGAACTTGCTTGGTGAATACAGCCTGGAGTTTATCATTGCTTCGGAACGCCAACTGATCGACAGCTTCGATCGTTACTATCGTCGTACTAAAGAGATCGCGTCATTTGCAGAGCAGTTGCACGAAGAGCACAAAGACGTGCAAAGCTTTGATTATGGGATCGACGAAACTGACAGTGAAGAAGTGACGGTTGTAAAACTGGTTAATTCCATGTTTGAAGATGCGGTTCAGGTCGGTGCATCAGATATTCATATTGAACCGGATGACAAAGTACTCCGTCTTCGTCAGCGTATTGATGGTGTGTTACATGAAACGCTGTTAAACGAAGTCAACATTGCTTCCGCGCTGGTTCTGCGTTTGAAGTTAATGGCTCAGCTGGATATTTCTGAAAAACGTTTGCCGCAGGATGGCCGTTTTAATATCAAAGTACGCGGACAATCGATTGATATTCGTATGTCGACCATGCCGACTCAATATGGTGAGTCTGTGGTGATGCGTCTGCTTAACCAGTCTGCGGGTTTACGTCCGTTGGAAGAGTCGGGCTTGCCGCCTGATTTACTTGCGCGTTTGCGACGTCAATTGTCTCGTCCGCACGGGATGATTCTGGTTACCGGCCCGACGGGGTCAGGTAAAACGACCACCTTATATGGCGCTCTGAGTGAGCTAAATGAACCTGAAAAGAAAATCATCACCGCAGAAGATCCGGTTGAGTATCGATTACCACGTATTACACAGGTTCAGATCAACAACCGTATCGATCTGACTTTCTCTCGCGTGCTGCGCACGTTCCTGCGTCAGGACCCGGATATTATTCTGGTTGGTGAAATGCGTGATCAAGAAACGGTAGAGATCGGTTTACGTGCCGCCCTGACCGGTCACTTGGTGCTCAGTACACTGCACACCAACGATGCTATCGACAGCGCACTACGAATGATAGACATGGGCGCGCCGGGTTACCTAGTGGCAAGTGCGGTGCGAGCAGTGGTCGCCCAGCGTCTTGTTCGTCGTGTCTGCCCGGATTGTAAAACGGAAGATAGCTTAGACGAGTCTCGCCGCCAGTGGTTAGCCGGCCGTTTTCCTAATCAAGCTGGCGTGACTTTCTACAAAGGGAGTGGTTGCCAAAACTGTAATCTGACCGGTTACCGTGGTCGAATCGGTGTGTTTGAAATGCTCGAGTTAGAAAACGAGATGATGGATAAACTGCGTGCCAACGATACGGTCGGGTTTGCTCAGGCAGCACGACGCTCTGATAAATACAAGCCATTGTTGGCATCGGCAATGGAGCTCGCGCTGCAAGGCACCGTCAGTTTAGATGAAGTCATGGCCCTTGGTGAAGGGGATGCTTCTGGTAAAACGGATCCAATTTTTCTATAG
- a CDS encoding type II secretion system F family protein — translation MPTFRYQGRTLDGSSTSGRIEAVNSESAAEALMNKGVIPLNLRLEKEGMKNQFSLSQLLVPAIPLEVIILFSRQLFSLIKAGVPLLRSMRGLLQNCENKQLKEALEDVVSELSNGRSLSSAMQQHRKVFSPLFVSMINVGENTGRLDQALLQLANYYEQELETRKRIKAAMRYPTFVIIFITIAMFVLNILVIPEFASMFTRFGVDLPLPTRILIGTSNFFVNYWVLLIALMIVAFIVFKSWIATAAGREKFDQFRLHLPIVGDIVNRAQLSRFSRTFALMLKSGVPLNQSLALSAEALGNRFLENRILAMKSAIEAGSTVSATAINSHIFTPLVIQMIAVGEETGRIDELLLEVSDYYDREVDYDLKTLTARIEPLLLVIVAGMVMVLALGIFLPMWGMLDIIKGG, via the coding sequence ATGCCAACTTTTCGTTATCAAGGTCGTACTCTAGACGGTTCGTCAACCAGTGGCAGAATCGAAGCGGTTAACTCTGAATCCGCTGCTGAAGCGTTGATGAACAAAGGGGTGATCCCTTTAAATTTACGTTTAGAGAAAGAAGGAATGAAAAACCAGTTTAGCTTATCTCAGCTATTGGTTCCGGCTATTCCGTTAGAAGTGATTATTCTGTTCTCCCGTCAGCTATTCAGTTTGATTAAAGCTGGGGTACCGTTGTTGCGTTCGATGCGAGGACTGCTGCAAAACTGCGAAAACAAGCAGCTAAAAGAAGCGTTGGAAGATGTGGTTTCCGAGCTGAGTAATGGCCGCAGTTTGTCCTCTGCGATGCAGCAACACCGTAAAGTGTTTAGCCCTCTGTTTGTCTCCATGATTAACGTGGGGGAAAACACGGGTCGACTGGATCAGGCATTGTTGCAACTGGCCAATTATTATGAGCAGGAGTTGGAAACACGCAAGCGAATTAAAGCCGCGATGCGTTATCCCACGTTTGTTATCATCTTTATTACCATTGCGATGTTTGTTCTCAATATCTTAGTGATTCCGGAGTTCGCTTCAATGTTCACACGTTTTGGTGTCGATCTGCCATTGCCAACTCGGATCTTGATTGGAACCTCTAACTTCTTTGTCAACTACTGGGTGCTGCTTATCGCTTTGATGATTGTGGCATTTATTGTGTTTAAATCCTGGATCGCAACTGCAGCTGGCCGGGAAAAGTTTGATCAGTTTCGTCTGCACTTGCCCATCGTTGGTGACATCGTCAATCGCGCCCAGTTATCACGCTTTTCTCGCACCTTCGCTCTGATGTTGAAGTCCGGCGTGCCGCTCAACCAGTCGTTGGCACTGTCTGCTGAAGCGTTAGGTAATCGCTTCTTAGAAAACCGTATTTTAGCGATGAAGTCAGCCATTGAAGCGGGCAGTACGGTTTCTGCTACGGCCATCAACAGTCATATATTTACCCCTTTGGTGATCCAGATGATCGCTGTGGGGGAAGAAACAGGTCGTATTGATGAGCTGTTACTCGAGGTGTCTGATTACTACGACAGAGAAGTGGATTACGATCTCAAAACACTGACAGCGCGGATTGAACCGTTACTCTTGGTTATCGTGGCTGGCATGGTTATGGTGCTTGCACTCGGTATATTCCTGCCGATGTGGGGGATGCTGGACATCATCAAAGGCGGCTAA
- a CDS encoding MSHA biogenesis protein MshF, with protein sequence MVENHNRATLILCALVAVIFVGLVIKFQSVTQEARVTGAKMAEVWMRDSVQRYRESWLLQGEPKQMEVDGFQLTMTQWGLVSPFNKQGDLDCVYWLAVHYPQRKIMTSEPSEIAGTIKNNITICKYTYSDNYQVKVTTQQSHVTVDVEILSE encoded by the coding sequence GTGGTTGAAAATCATAACCGAGCCACGCTGATACTCTGTGCTCTGGTCGCTGTTATTTTTGTTGGATTAGTGATTAAATTCCAGTCAGTGACACAAGAGGCGCGAGTGACGGGGGCCAAAATGGCTGAAGTTTGGATGCGCGATAGCGTTCAGCGCTACAGAGAATCCTGGCTACTCCAAGGCGAACCAAAACAGATGGAGGTGGACGGCTTTCAGCTAACAATGACACAATGGGGGCTGGTCTCTCCCTTTAACAAGCAGGGCGACTTAGATTGTGTTTACTGGTTAGCGGTTCATTATCCGCAGCGCAAGATCATGACCAGCGAGCCATCTGAAATAGCGGGAACGATAAAAAACAACATCACGATATGCAAATACACTTATAGTGATAATTACCAGGTGAAAGTGACCACACAGCAGAGTCACGTAACAGTGGATGTCGAGATATTGTCGGAGTGA
- a CDS encoding type II secretion system protein — translation MKRQGGFTLIELVVVIVILGILAVTAAPRFLSLQTDARESALQGLKGAMTGAAGITYAKAAIEGVETEAYDATTSAYPELADESEVHVGYPAPTADGIIALVDGLDTGTDGDWSVFIDADNSAVYATFQTGTALSAAPTECFVSYTLDNTDAAAVPAYVVNTTGC, via the coding sequence ATGAAAAGACAAGGTGGTTTCACCCTTATCGAACTAGTAGTGGTAATTGTAATCCTAGGTATTCTAGCGGTAACTGCGGCACCACGTTTTTTAAGCCTACAAACTGATGCTCGTGAGTCAGCACTTCAAGGTCTAAAAGGAGCGATGACGGGAGCGGCTGGTATTACTTACGCCAAGGCAGCTATCGAGGGCGTTGAAACTGAAGCGTATGACGCAACAACGAGTGCGTACCCAGAGCTGGCTGATGAATCAGAGGTTCACGTAGGTTACCCTGCACCAACTGCTGATGGCATTATTGCACTTGTTGATGGTTTAGATACAGGAACTGACGGTGATTGGTCTGTTTTCATCGATGCAGATAACAGTGCTGTGTATGCGACCTTTCAAACAGGTACTGCTTTATCTGCAGCTCCTACTGAATGTTTCGTAAGTTATACGTTAGATAATACAGACGCCGCCGCAGTTCCAGCATACGTTGTAAATACAACTGGTTGCTAA
- a CDS encoding MSHA biogenesis protein MshA, whose protein sequence is MRQSSGLSSIEFVVVLIILGVIGYVVLPRFISFEPETYEAKWEQTKQTAEHVSETLSNKQTYDRIEQELGRSKADN, encoded by the coding sequence ATGCGTCAATCATCGGGTCTTAGCTCAATCGAATTTGTGGTTGTGCTCATTATCTTAGGTGTGATCGGTTATGTGGTATTACCAAGATTTATCAGTTTTGAACCAGAGACATATGAAGCAAAGTGGGAGCAAACCAAGCAAACCGCTGAGCACGTTTCTGAGACGCTAAGTAATAAACAAACCTACGATCGAATTGAACAAGAATTAGGACGTTCAAAAGCAGATAACTAA
- a CDS encoding type II secretion system protein: MKIRSSTLGFTLTELILVIVLLSILSLFAASRFIGKSSFSAFALQEQVISVIRQVQVNRMQSNIDGADDNFRLQVSTSCIGSVAACALSNSQRDSRSDFVADDSVQFSIKGDVESPIDFSLLGNPLNSASSGVAILIESTNGSSSCEVDINSQGYVSKGSCS, from the coding sequence ATGAAAATTCGCAGCTCTACATTAGGGTTTACATTAACGGAATTGATCCTGGTGATCGTCCTTCTCTCCATCCTTTCTCTCTTTGCGGCTAGCCGTTTTATCGGCAAGAGCAGCTTTTCTGCGTTTGCACTTCAGGAACAAGTCATTTCTGTCATCCGTCAGGTACAAGTCAATCGAATGCAGTCGAATATTGATGGTGCTGATGACAATTTTCGTCTGCAAGTTTCAACTTCATGTATTGGCTCAGTAGCTGCCTGTGCACTCAGTAATAGTCAGCGAGACTCTCGTAGCGATTTTGTCGCTGATGATTCGGTCCAGTTCTCGATTAAAGGTGATGTCGAAAGCCCCATTGATTTTAGCTTACTTGGAAATCCCCTGAATTCAGCAAGTAGTGGTGTCGCCATACTCATTGAGAGTACGAATGGCAGCAGTTCTTGTGAGGTTGATATCAACAGCCAAGGCTATGTTTCAAAAGGATCGTGCTCATGA
- a CDS encoding type II secretion system protein: MKKVRGMTLIEMIIAIVLMGIAMVAFTSFLVPQVRDSANPHYQTRASALAQSFMSQILARGFDDNSNFDGGWVRCGENSVNCTPSEDLGAETGESLPTDFNDVDDFIGCWSTPNTLSQCQSSSRGNIADVLANVGEDSSEQYKNFRVEVQVAYDDLGGTETSSQPKYKKVTLTIFAGTAQPLTLTALKGNY, from the coding sequence ATGAAAAAAGTTCGCGGCATGACCTTAATTGAAATGATCATCGCCATCGTCTTGATGGGCATTGCGATGGTGGCATTCACCTCTTTTCTTGTGCCTCAAGTTCGAGATTCTGCCAATCCTCATTATCAAACCCGCGCTTCGGCTTTAGCTCAAAGCTTTATGTCGCAAATCCTTGCGCGTGGTTTTGACGACAACAGTAACTTTGATGGTGGCTGGGTACGTTGTGGTGAGAACTCCGTCAACTGTACTCCGTCTGAAGATCTTGGCGCTGAAACAGGGGAGTCACTTCCTACCGATTTTAATGATGTTGATGACTTTATCGGTTGCTGGAGTACTCCTAATACGCTCTCTCAATGTCAGAGCTCATCTCGAGGAAATATTGCCGATGTGTTGGCGAACGTTGGAGAAGATAGTTCAGAACAATATAAAAATTTTAGGGTAGAAGTCCAAGTTGCCTATGATGATTTAGGTGGCACGGAGACAAGTTCTCAACCTAAGTATAAAAAAGTGACATTGACTATTTTTGCGGGCACAGCTCAACCCCTGACTTTAACGGCTTTAAAAGGAAACTACTAA
- a CDS encoding prepilin-type N-terminal cleavage/methylation domain-containing protein: MKERGFTLIEMVVTIVIGSIIMLGIAGYIKLGIKGYADSIDRQRVQTEAQFVIEKMSREIRHAVPNSFHEPTGTSNCLEFVPIEYSGFYAFSGSTLEFLIGNDTELKRIPNGRWLVINPSRYEDLFPKDPNNPESFQRIELKDISRDEVDEPFIVSVGESGISSNSISSRHYIYQDKSEVRYCFDNGQVLRNNVKVTDSIDASASYMRYVEPTLQRGGLVHINLEFLQDGERSVYQQDVQVLNVP, from the coding sequence ATGAAAGAACGTGGTTTCACTTTAATTGAGATGGTCGTTACGATAGTTATCGGTAGTATCATCATGTTGGGTATTGCCGGTTATATTAAACTAGGGATAAAAGGGTACGCAGATAGCATTGACCGTCAGCGAGTACAGACAGAAGCACAGTTTGTGATCGAGAAAATGTCCCGTGAAATTCGCCATGCCGTGCCAAATAGTTTTCATGAGCCAACAGGGACAAGCAATTGTTTGGAGTTTGTACCCATTGAATATTCTGGTTTTTATGCCTTTAGTGGCAGTACTCTGGAGTTTCTTATTGGCAACGATACTGAGCTAAAACGCATTCCCAATGGTCGCTGGTTGGTGATAAATCCTAGTCGGTATGAAGATCTTTTCCCTAAAGATCCAAATAACCCAGAATCATTTCAACGAATTGAACTAAAGGATATATCAAGAGATGAAGTTGATGAGCCTTTTATTGTTTCTGTAGGTGAAAGCGGCATCAGCTCTAACTCTATTTCTAGCCGTCATTACATTTATCAAGATAAATCTGAAGTTCGTTATTGCTTCGATAACGGCCAAGTACTTCGTAACAATGTAAAAGTTACGGATAGTATTGATGCCTCAGCGAGTTACATGCGTTATGTTGAGCCAACTCTACAACGTGGTGGGCTAGTACATATTAACTTAGAGTTTTTACAGGATGGGGAGCGTAGTGTGTATCAGCAAGACGTGCAGGTGCTCAATGTTCCGTAA
- a CDS encoding MSHA biogenesis protein MshP — translation MFRKQNQQGNVLIVVLFVIIVMGYLSASLMRISWSNQSGLTREFLGTKAWFVAQSANEWALTQLYPLNDDDPDIADICLNEVSGATPNVIQNTACRINKMSCLKLGVLNEGTSEAQSLFRVQATAICGSGLSQVQRQQEVWVKD, via the coding sequence ATGTTCCGTAAACAAAATCAGCAAGGTAATGTTCTGATCGTGGTGCTTTTTGTCATTATCGTGATGGGTTATTTATCCGCCTCTCTTATGAGAATCAGTTGGTCAAATCAAAGTGGACTAACCCGGGAGTTTTTAGGCACAAAAGCTTGGTTTGTCGCTCAATCTGCCAACGAATGGGCGCTGACACAGTTGTACCCGCTTAATGATGATGATCCTGATATCGCAGATATTTGTTTGAATGAGGTCAGTGGTGCAACCCCTAATGTTATACAAAATACGGCGTGTAGGATTAATAAGATGAGTTGTTTGAAGCTGGGGGTTCTGAATGAGGGCACCTCAGAGGCACAGTCTTTATTTAGAGTGCAAGCAACCGCCATTTGTGGTTCTGGGCTGTCTCAAGTACAGCGTCAGCAAGAAGTTTGGGTTAAGGATTAG